TATCGGGGGTGTACAGCCGCAGTCTGTCCTTGGGAGagtattttctttctgtaacAAGATTCAGGGCATTGTCGGAGCGGGACTTTCTACTTCTCCGGCGGCGGTGGTGATGAGACCTGGATCCCCTCTCTTCAAAATTGTAGACGCGTCTCCGAGTCCTTTCACTCATCGGAGGCTGCCGGATTTCAATGTCATAGTTCCCATTGTCAATGACATCATCAGAAAACTTGACCTGCTGGGGTCTGGATTGAGACTTGGACCTTCTGAGCACTGGCAGATGTACTGGCTTCTCTTCAGGCAGGATTTTCTCTGGACACAACTCTGAACTTAGACTCTTTAAGGACTCTGCACTCCTGTGCAGCATGGAAGAGTTCAAAGTTCCCATATTGCTCATCTTCTCACAATCTTCTGTTTCCATCTCCTCAAAATTTTGCAGAGAATACAATGATGGCCTTGGCTTGTTTTCTCCATCCACCGAAGCCCCTAGAAGAGAGGCCAAAACAAGATGTGCTTCTCAATCATCCTAATATTCGACAGTACTTAAAAGTAAGCTACtgaaaggaaatatttcaaagaaaatttccAATCTCAATATTTGATTAAAACCCATAGGGAAAGCCAACATGTATCTATGCCAATTGAGAAGTGGTATAAATGCAGTTATTGTTATAAGGGGTGGGCacagccttttttgttttgtttttttgttttgttttgagacagagttttgctctagttgcccgggctggagtgcaatggcgctatctcggcacaccacaatctccacctcccaggttcaagcagttttcctgcctcaacctcctgagtagctgggattacaggcatgtgccaccacacctggctacttttgtatttttagtaaagacggggtttctccatgttggtcaggctggtctcgaactcccgacctcaggtgatccacccacctcggcctcccacagtgctgggtttacaggtatgagccactgcacctggcctggggcACAGGTTCTCTTATAAGCCTGGAGTCAAAGATTAGTTAAGTAGTTACGGCACATGGCATGAGCAGCAAAACTTTAAGAGCTCTTCACAGCAGCCTGTTCATTCATTAACATAAGATGTAGAAGCTTCTGCTCCTCAATTCATTAAAGCCACACTGCTTCATTTGGAGATCTTTCACATCAGTCCCTCCTTGGTCTCCATCATGAGCTAGTCTTCCTCATCTTATACTGAGGCTAgtggtcagcaaactacagctcAACAGCTTGTTTGTGTatcaagttttattggaacagccacacctatttgtttacatattgtttatAGCTGCTTTCTACAGTGGCAGAGCTAAGTAGTCACACCAGAGACCGTAGGCCTAAAAAGGGCTATCGAGCCCATTATAGAAAAGGTTTGCTCAACCCCTGACCTAGATCTTCATCCAGTCTTTTCTGCCTTCAACGTGTAAAATATGCCACTTCCAGATTAATCTTCTATTGAAACATTTAACAAAACAGATATTGATCTCTTTTGATATAATAGGACCCAGGCATGTTAAGATAAATACATATAGCCCTATAGACAAAGTGATACTGTTGTCAACTGGAGACTACATAACTTcgtacttatttttttttgagatggagtctcgctctgtcgcccaggctggagtgcagtggcaccatctcagctcactgcaagctccgcctcctgggttcatgccattctctcacctcagcctcccgagtagctgggattacaggcatgcgccaccacgcctggctaatttgttgtatttttagtagagacggggtttcactgtgttagccaggatggtcttgatctcctgacctcgtgatctgcccgcctcggtctcccaaagtgctgggattacaggtgtgagccaccgcgcccggccctatatAACTTCATACTTTTTAAAGGGGGCCTATTTTTCAGCTTATTATTGTCAAGGAATGTCAGCCCCTAACACTTAAATGTGTACCAAGTtatgtttaattcttttatttattttttttgagacagagtcttgctctgtcactcaggctggagtgcagtggtatgatctcggctcactgcaacctccgcctcccaggttcaagtgattctcctgcctcagcctcccgagtagctgaaattacaggcacatgccaccatgcctggctaattttcgtatttttagtagagacagggttttgctatgttggccaggctggtctcgaactcctgacttcaggtgatccacctgctttgggcctcccaaagtgctgggactgcaggtgtgagctaccacacctggccaaattatGTCTATTTCtgatattaaatttaaaactccTAGCACTGGGCCTGGCAGACAAAAGGTGCTTACTCAGTCTCACCCACCATTCTTCCTCAACTCCCCTTTATTGCCGGCCTTATCTTTGACAAGTCCACAGAAGCCGGGGGGGTAGCTTTGCCGTACCCTTCCTTGTCACTGCAGTGTCTGGCACAAGTTATTCCTGGCAGGAAGCAGCTACTAAGCCTTTCCTGTCTACATTACAGAAGCATTACCTTCATCAAAGGGCTGGATGTCAGTAGTTTGACTATAAAACTAGCCATGCAACAGCAACATTTCTATAATCCAAAGACTTGTTGCAAATAATTTGCATAATGTCCTAGGTTCTAGGCCTAATCTTGCCTTTAGAACCTATGTAATGTTTGGCATTTAGCCTTTTGGTAATTcaagtttcctcatttgtgaaatgcaaTCATATCATCCACTCTATATAGCTCAGggtcattttaaagataaaatgtggATAACTGGTATGACTGTGCTTTGAAAACATTAAAgtaggccaggggcagtggctcacacctgtaatcccagcactttgggaggccaaggcaggtggatcacctgaggtcaggagtttgagaccagcctgtctcacaaaaattagctgggcgtggtggcaggcgcctataatcccagctactcatgaggctgaggcaggagaatcgcttaaactcaggaacctgagaggcagaggttatagtgagctgatatcgcgtcattgcaccccaacctgggtgacaagagtgaaactccatctcaaaacaaaacaaaaaactaggaaaaaaaagaaaacattacagtaatattttagaatctaaataaaaagtattcagCTGTTTTTGAGCTACTGTCACAGGGAAATTCAggaagatgtttaaaaaaaaaaatgagcttgtggccaggcgtggtggctcatgcctataatcccagcactttgggaggctgaggcgggtggatcacctgaggtcaggagttcgagaccagcctggccaatatggcgaaaccccatctctactaaaaatacaaaaattagccaggtatggtggtatgcacctgtaatcccagctactggggaggcagaggcagaagaatcacttgaacccgggagatggaggttgcagtgaggtgagactgcgccattgcactccatcctgggcgacaagggcgaaactccacctcaaaaaaaaaaagagcttgtaaAGTGTGTGGGCCAATTTTGGTATCTTAGAATACATACAGAATAATTCAAGCGTACAATATCTTTCAGACACAATCCAGTTGTACACTCCTTCCTCCAATCAATTTCCTTCTCTTCAAAACAGGGTAATAAAACCTATCCCTAAAGACTGcactgtaaatatattttatgcacaTGCACTCACCTCACACATGTGTTTGTTTTGCTAGTGTTTGGTATTTAAGTGAGGTTCCTTCCTTCCCTTGATCCATGGTTTTGAATAACACACAACTCCTACTCATGCtgaattgcaattttttttttttttgagatggagtcttgctctgttgcccaggctggagtgcagtggcgcaatcttggctcactacaacctctgcctcctgggttcaagcaattctcttgcctcagcctcccgagtagctgggatcacaggcccatgcccagctaatttttgtatttttagtagagccgcggtttcgccatgttgcctgggctggtctcgaactcctgacctcaaatgatctgcccacctcagcctcccatagtgctggaattataggcatgagccactgcgcctggcttgaATTGCAATTTTTTGAATACACTTTTTAGTAGCTCCTTTTTTCAAATACCCCATAATCCCTAGATTACGTACCTGTGATATTGGACAATGCCAAAGAATCCATCGAATCCCGAACACTTTGCTCTGGTTTCAGGTCTGACAGACACTCCAGGGAATCTTCATACCACTGTGTTTCATCATGATTATACCCTGAAGCCCCATGGTCCAGTTCCAATTCCTGAAGCCTTCTACTGCTTGCAGGGCCTGGGTGGCTGCCATAAGCAGAATCGCCCAGTCCATCTTGTGACTGTGCCCAGTACATATCAGACTGGTATTTTTTACTTGCAAGGCTCTGGTTATTTTGCTTTAACTCGGTCTTACTTTTAACCATGTTATCAGATATCCAGTGCTCACTGGCTCGAATATCCATCTCATTGGGCTGTGGCTGAAAGAGGCTTTTATCACCAAACTTGAGGAGGAGCTGCGTCATATAATCTTCATGATCAGCCCATTCTTCAGGGTCTTCTGGAGTTTCCTGCTCTACTCTGCCTTTCCAAAATTCTTCACTGGCAAAACTTGTTCCTTGTCTGGAGAGACTCAGATCATCCAATTTTCGAGAAAGGGTGTCATCAGCATTGCCTGAGAGGCCAGGAAACTTGTAGTTCAGAGCAGGCGATAAGAGGAGAGACTGTCTACACTGATCTGCTGACCGGCTGCTCTTGCCCATTCGGACACTTCTTCGGGAGTCTCTTGATCGAGCTGACTGAAATGCAGAGTCGGAAGAATCAGAGGCATGGACGTCTTCACCAAGACTGCACGTTTTTGAGCAGTAAATCTGACCCTGTTTGGGAAGGAAGGGACATCCCAACAAAGAGGCTTTACACTGGGCACAAGAAAAGCAGGCTTCCGTGGCGTGCCAGTGCTGCCCGTCATAGGTCATCTGTGCATGGTCCACACCTGTTTTGAAAAGGATAGAATAAATAACAGGTTATGGTTTAATGCCTGAAACAAGGTATAAGGAAGAAacgaagaaaataaataaagattatgGGTATGGGGGAGCTGTGTGGGTGACACAGATATAATTAATCCTCAttctttgtggattctgtatTTGTGAGTGTGCCTACTCATAAAAATTTATTCACAACTCCCAAACTAATATTCGCAACAGTTTCATGGTCATTCGCAGATGTGCAGAGTGGTAAAAATACGAACTGAACCAACATGCACTGATCCAGGAGATGCTCAGCTttttgtttcagctctcatactgtAGACAAGTGTCCTATTTCTGGTCTATCTACTGCCGCGTTTTCTGCATTTTTGTGCTCTTTGTTGGTGAGtttactgtttaaaatggcccccaagTGTAATGCTGATAATGCTGAAATGCTGTCATGTTGCTAAgggcaagaaggctgtgatgtgccttacagagaaaaGACATGTATTACGTAAGCTCCTAATCTTGAGTACGGTACCACTGGCTGTGAGTTCAATATTAATGCATCAACAATGTACATTCAATAAGGCAGTGGCTTTAAGCAAAAACACACGTgaaacaaggttatgtattgatgGGTTGATGAAACTGCTGtgaccagaggctcacaggaacctaaccctgtattcCCCCATGAGCAATGGTTCAGTGTTCACTAATCCAGTGTTTGCAGTAACGTCACAGAACACAACTACTGCAAGTAACAAGAATCAACTCTCTGTTCATTTGTCAAAGCTCATCAGCTGGAACATTTAAGATCTGtacatttcattgtatgtaaattatatctcaactttaaaaaacagaaaaagaaaaaataagactgGATAATCCAAGACAGACTAATGGCTAGGTGACAGGGCAGACGGGCTGGCTGTGGACTTACCAATATGTTCCCCACAGGTTTCACAGTACTCCGCATAGAGAGACTCAAAACAGCCACAGCAGAAGGGGCGGCCGTCCTTCATGATATACCTCTGTCCTCCCAGGACCGTTTCACACTCAAGGCAGCAGAAGTGTTTCATGTGCCAATGGCGACCCTCAGCTTCTGTGCACTCATCAgcaaaaattatcttcaaaaagaaatgtgaaaccagagaatgaaagaaaatcattAGGAACTATTTTAAAGGCCAAGTAACTGCATGTTTTCCGGGCAATGGACAGACACTGGctcttaaaaaaatcagatagCTAACCTTGTTTCTTAGAGTCACAAGCTTAAATCTAACACTTGATTTAGCTACAAACTAGAGCATAAATTGACAGTGCTgagaaaacaaactaaataataaatgcttgctttgactttaaaaaaacagaattctaCACCGGAGGTAATTCATTTGGTCATATTTTTGCTCCCCAATAACATTTTCTTGGCATAATCTGGCAAAGAACACATTAACACGGAAATAATTTAGTGAAATAATTTGGTGTTTTAGTAGAAAGAAAACTCATAAAAATGTCTGTGGACTCAACACAGTTATAGCTACACAGATGCTGGAATTGAGTGAACAGCATTTGTGTTGATAATGCTTTATTTGACTTGGTGGCCATCTCTAGATTAAggactctttatttttttgagacagggtctcacttgtagcccaggctggagcacagtggcacaatcatagctcactgcagcctcaaactcctgggcttgagcgatcctcccacctctgccttctgagtagctgggaccacaagggcacaaccaccatgcccagctaatttgaaaaacattttgggacagagacggggtctcaccatgggGTCTAGtctggttctttttttatttttatttttattttttatttttttgagacagagtctcgctctgtcaccacgctggagtgcaatggcgtgacctcggctcactgcaacctccgcctcctggggttcaagcaattctcctgcctcagcctcctgagtagctgggactaaaggtgcatgccaccatgcccagctaatttttgtattttcagtagagacggggtttcaccatgtttgccaggatggtctctgtctcttgacctcgtgatctgcccatctcggcctcccaaagtgctgggattacaggcgtgagccaccgagcccggcaggttctttcattttttttatatttttggtttccAAAATATGTTCAgcggagcatggtggctcaccctggtattcccagcattttgggaggctgagggaggtgaatCTCTtggggtcaggaattcgagaccagcctggccaacatggtgaagcccgcctctactaaaaatacaaaaaaaaaaattagctgggcgtggtggtgggcacctgcaatcccagctactcggggggctgaggtgcaagaatcacttgaacacgcggggcggaggttgcagtgagccaagattgcaccacggcactccagcctgggcaacagagagcaactccatcccaaaaaaataaatcaaaacaaaacaaaaacaaaaatatgttcaaatagaacattgttgaaaaaaatgtataaagtaaatgaatgtataaaaataaaaacaaagtttattgTCATAGATTGAAGGAGACTAAGAAGATACAACGAGTAAATGCAATGAAGCACCCTGGATTGATCTTGGATAAGAAAAGGAGCATCTGTTAAAACACTGGGAAAATCTAAACAAAGACTATGGTTTAGTTAATGGTATTACACTGCtgataatttcttagttttgatacatatattatGGTTATGTAAGACGTTAGTGTCAGGGGAAGCTGGGAGAAGGGCATGCAGGATCTCTCTGTAATAGCTTTGCAactcttctgtaaatctaaaattattttaaaataaaaagctaaagggaaaaaatttttcctttcaaGCCATCATCCATTCCCACCTTCCCCGAGGGTAACTACTATTAATTTGGTATTTGTCTTTCCATACCTTTTCTGAgcataaacaaatacatatatcatattgttttttaaattcttaacaaAAATGAGACCATCTACTACATGCTCTTCTGCAGCTTGTATTTTCTCACAACCCACTGAAGACATAATACTTATCAAAGTACAAAGACATCTGCTTCCCTTTCTATCAGGAAGGTGAAAAATTAATTGCGGTTTTGACCATTATGGcaaaaaaccgcaattacttttgcagcaaccaAATATAGatcatttcattgtatgaatgtacaGGATTATGTTTAAAACATGCACACAGAACAAAATCCAGGAAATTTTAGTATTTTGCTTGATGTAAACAGTGGAATATTGGCTTAATCTAAGCTTATTTTTCCCAGTGTGAAAGGATGAACTTTTTTTTACCTCGTCACATGCTGAGCACCGTGGTTTGAGCAGTTCTGCATGGTGCCTGCCACagtgaatttttccatcctgatAAAAATAGATGAGGTCGACCAGCAGCTCATTACACGTGAAACAGACAAAACAGGATGGGTGCCAGCACACACCAGGGCCCGCACGGGAGGCGAACACTGCAACTTCACCTCCATTTATCTTCAAACCACACTACAAACAAATGGGTTTGAATGTAAAAggatcattttttaaagacaggattcTCAGGCTTTCCTACTTTAGGATAAATCTCGAATTTGTCaggaatgtatttatttttgctaccTCTTTTAGTGATTAAATAGCTCTTTAATGCTGGATTACTGGTGATTCTCCACTGTAAGGCACGTGTCTCAGACATACTACAACTATTTCTAAGGACGGTGTAATCTGATTCACACAAATAGTGGTTTTCCTGTGCCAGCCTCCTGCTGGATACATTTCCTACTCTGAGAACTGCCAGCAAAGATCTGAATGTCTTCATTatgtttctgcatcttttgaaTACGAGATGTATCCTAGCACCTACCTCCATGCCAGGATCCTACCAAAGGCAGGATTTCACCCAATGTTTGCATAAGGGTGACTGACTCCTGCTGTCATACACAGCAGTGTAGCTAGTTACAAATATGAAACATGATTTGCTATTTAATAAAAAGCTAGGCtgtctttctctcattttctggAGGCTTTCAGGACCCACACCTCTGCTAGTCCAGTCACCTACCCCCGACTGTCCACCCCATCCACATCACTGCCACAAGCTACGCATCAGAGAAGGGGCTGCTCACCTGCTCACACACAGCATGCATGACTGCTCTGGACAGAAGCTTAATTGTTCCTCTTCCCAGTGCTTCTTTCTTCCGCTGAGCACTGAACACCTGCaactcttttttctcctcttcactCAAAGACTGGCAATACCGTACCTtcacagaaagcaaaacagaaacacCACACTGAGTGCACAGTCTTTCTCACCAGTTCTCTACTTCCAGAGTTAGGGTTTCAGGAAGTGAAACAGTAAGTTTAGCTCGCCTGTGTCACACCCCCACGATTTTAAAATGACACCATATCTGAATTTTACAGCCTCTCTAGAAAAAGGGAAATGCAATGTgaaggaatactttttttttaaataagaaatgtttaattGAAAACCCTTAtcaacacagaattaaaaaatatatataggacATTAACCTTTCCACAAAAGGTTTAAACTTGTTAATTGCCACTTTTACTCTCCATTCTACATGCACTCAACTCAACTGCAGGCCTGAATGACCATAAAGCATTCACTCTGGATGCAGGGGCTGGGAAATCTCAGGAATTTGTAGGTTCCTGATCATTGGTGGGTGGCTGCAAACACTATAAAAACCAACTTGTGTTAAGTTTATTACACTGatactcttttctctctttctctcaaagaATGGAAAGCTGTATTCTCTGGCCAAATTTTAACTAAAGAAAGGCAAAAGGGAGCCCTCGCCAGTGAGGAGTTGGGGTTTATGAGCAGCATCTCAATGCTTCTcatgcattttttcttcttttttctaattaGCCTTCTTCCTGCTATTTTACCTCATTATCATGTGGTGGTAACTGGTACAAAAGCTGTTTAATCCGATGCTTCTCTCCGGGGCTGTTAACGTAAGGAACTTTTTCCTCTGGTAAGCAAGCAAAATAGAGCTGGATCTGCAAAAGAGACAGTGAGAATGGCATCAACA
This sequence is a window from Homo sapiens chromosome 12, GRCh38.p14 Primary Assembly. Protein-coding genes within it:
- the PRICKLE1 gene encoding prickle-like protein 1 isoform X1 — encoded protein: MPLEMEPKMSKLAFGCQRSSTSDDDSGCALEEYAWVPPGLRPEQIQLYFACLPEEKVPYVNSPGEKHRIKQLLYQLPPHDNEVRYCQSLSEEEKKELQVFSAQRKKEALGRGTIKLLSRAVMHAVCEQCGLKINGGEVAVFASRAGPGVCWHPSCFVCFTCNELLVDLIYFYQDGKIHCGRHHAELLKPRCSACDEIIFADECTEAEGRHWHMKHFCCLECETVLGGQRYIMKDGRPFCCGCFESLYAEYCETCGEHIGVDHAQMTYDGQHWHATEACFSCAQCKASLLGCPFLPKQGQIYCSKTCSLGEDVHASDSSDSAFQSARSRDSRRSVRMGKSSRSADQCRQSLLLSPALNYKFPGLSGNADDTLSRKLDDLSLSRQGTSFASEEFWKGRVEQETPEDPEEWADHEDYMTQLLLKFGDKSLFQPQPNEMDIRASEHWISDNMVKSKTELKQNNQSLASKKYQSDMYWAQSQDGLGDSAYGSHPGPASSRRLQELELDHGASGYNHDETQWYEDSLECLSDLKPEQSVRDSMDSLALSNITGASVDGENKPRPSLYSLQNFEEMETEDCEKMSNMGTLNSSMLHRSAESLKSLSSELCPEKILPEEKPVHLPVLRRSKSQSRPQQVKFSDDVIDNGNYDIEIRQPPMSERTRRRVYNFEERGSRSHHHRRRRSRKSRSDNALNLVTERKYSPKDRLRLYTPDNYEKFIQNKSAREIQAYIQNADLYGQYAHATSDYGLQNPGMNRFLGLYGEDDDSWCSSSSSSSDSEEEGYFLGQPIPQPRPQRFAYYTDDLSSPPSALPTPQFGQRTTKSKKKKGHKGKNCIIS